GTCCGCGATAAAGGTGATCCGGGAACGGGAAGAAAAAATCGCCAGGCTGGTCACGTGGCCCGGCAAACCAGGAGCCGAACCGGAGATAACTGTGAAACCGCTCACTCCAGAGGAACAAAAACGTTTCGAACAGGGCAAAGAGCTTTTCCTGATCAGTTGCGGGGCCTGCCATCAGCCCCACGGTATGGGACAGGAAGGCCTCGCACCGCCACTGGTGGATTCCGAGTGGGCGCTTGGCTCGCCGCAAAGGCTCGTCCGCATCGTGCTGCATGGTCTGCACGGACCCATCAACGTCAAGGGCAAAACGTTTCAACTCGACATGCCGGCGTTGGGGGTTTTCGATGACGAGCAGATTGCGGCCGTTCTGACCTATGTCCGCCGCGAATGGGGCCATACCGCCAGCCCGGTCGAACCCGAAACGGTGAAAAAGATCCGCACCGAAACGGAAAAACGGGAAGAAGCCTGGAGCGAAGCGGAGTTGTTGAAGATTCCGTGAGAAACGGAGCCGTTAATCATTTGCTAAAAGAATTGCCTGCCATGGGCACCGGGCGGGCTCGCCGGCCAAAGCCCGGACGGTCTCCGGTCGCCGCCCGGCAACGCGGCGGGTTTCCGTAAATCTTCCTGACAAATGAATCCAACCATGTTCAGTCTCCAGAACAGGATCGCGTTAGTCACCGGCGCTGGCTCAGGCATCGGCGCGGCGATTGCCGAGACGTTCGCGCGCGCGGGCGCGTTTGTATTCGTGACCGACCGCATTGAAAAACCCGGACGCGAGACGACCGGAAGAATTAAAGCGCAGAAGGGACAGGCGGAGTTTCTTTCACTGGATGTCACGGGCGAGGAAAATTGCGCCCGTGTCGCGGAGACCGTTCTTTCCAGCCACGGCCGGCTCGATGTGCTCGTGAACAACGCCGGCATCGGCCACGTGGGCACGATGATGCAAACGGCTGGCGCGGATCTGGACAGGCTTTACGCGGTCAATGTGCGCGGCGTGTTCAACGTCACACGGGCTTTTCTACCTCACATGCTGGAACGAAAGTCCGGCAACATCATCAACCTGGCATCCATCGGCGGCGTCGTGGGCGTGCGTGACCGGCTCGCTTATTGCGCCACCAAGTTCGCCGTCGTCGGCCTTACCAGAAGCCTGGCGCTCGACCACGCGCTCGACGGCATCCGCGTCAACTGCATCTGTCCGGGGCGAGTGGAAACGCCGTTTGTCGCGGCCCGCCTCAAAGAGTATCCTGATCCGGAAAAGGCCCGCCAAGAAATGTCCGCGACCCAAGCTGTCGGGCGGATGGGCAGACCGGAGGAAATCGCTGCTGCGGCACTTTATCTGGCGAGCGATGAATCGGCGTTCGTCACCGGCACGGAATTCATTATTGACGGCGGTTTCAGCGCCGGGAAGTAGCGGCTCATCTCGCCAGAGCGACGATGTAGCGTTGTAGCCGCGCGGTTTCGTCGGGCATTTTCAGGTGGAGATAAATCTGATGGAGGTTGGAGCACATGCGGAGCAGGATGCGCCGCGCCGTGGCAGGCGAAAGCAATCCCTCCTGAAACCCATAATTGGTTTGCACGAGATACTTCAGGCAGTCGTTTTTGGTCAGCAGTTTGCCGCGATTGAAAGCATCGATATAAAACTCATCCGTCGAACACTGGAACCGGCACAGGCAAAGGAAATGCCCGGGCATGCCGACGCCCGTCACCGGCAGGTGCAATCGCCGTGACACAAACAGATAGATCAGGCAAAGAGTTATCGGGTTGCCGGTGCGCCGGTCCACGACACGATTCAAGTAACTGTTTTCCAGTTCGTAGTAATTCTGTTCGTTGCCATAAAAGCCAAGCTCGGCAAAGAGATATTGATTGATGCTGGCGAGAATTTGCTCCGGCTTGTCGCCGAAATCGATCTGCTCGCGCAAATCTCCGGCATAACTGTCGAACAGCGCCTGATATGCCGCGACATTGATGTCCGGGTAGCGCGTCTGGGCAAGCAACCATGCGCCCTGTTCCAGGTCGAAGTCCTCGCCCCGCTGGCTGAGACAGAACGCCAGAAACCGGTTGTCGGCTGATTGGCGCGCCAGGTGGTCGATGATCTCCTGCGCGCGCCGGCGGAGAACCGGGTCGCTGCTCAGGACATGCGGCTGCATCCAGCGTCCCGCCGTCTGTCCGTAAGAAAGGATTTTTTCGCGCACTAGATGGTAAACCGCAGGGTCCTCGTCCGACAGCAGCTTGATTAAAGCCGCCCTCTGGCCCTCGGACAGAGCGGTCGCTTTTTCAGTGGCGATCGAAGAACTCATGGAACCGGAACAAACGGACTGTGGCAAAAATTTCGCCGATAATCAACCACCAAACGGCGAAATCCTGAAATACGAGTGGACCCCGGCCCGGTGAGCCTCGAAAGGATCTCCTGAACCTCACTTCCCGCCGCGCTCGCCGCCCCGGGTGTCCTTCTTGGAATCCGCGCCGTCGAAGATGCGTTGAAGCAGATCCCGCTGGTGGTCGCGCGTGCGACGGCGCACCGCACGCATATCCAGCAAAGCCGTCAACATGGCGAGTGCCGTGAATCCCATGCAGGCAAGCCAGTAAACCAGGAAAACCACCCCGTCCAGCAATGGCTTCAGGAGTGTCTGCCCCCAGATCAACATGCCGCACGCGACGATCAAAAAGAAAACGCCAAACCAACGGCGGCGCGCATCGGCCGGTTTGAATTGCACGGGTCAAGTTTATCAGGTGGTTACAGTTTTCACAGCGGTAATTCAGCGCCGTCGTGCGGCCCTGTTTCCAACCCGGCCATCGAGGACAGAAACCTTTTGCAGACACGATTCGTTCTGATAGCTTGGCTGGCATCCGGTAAAATAGAGAGAACTGGACAATGTCACATCCGCACTCCAAACGTTCGATGCCAACACCGGCCACCACACTTCCTGCCCGGGTGCCGCTTTACAAACCCGCGGGAGATCATGGAGACCTTATGCAAATAACGAAACAACTTGCCATCTTTTTGGAAAACCGGCCCGGCACACTGGCGCGCGTTTGTGACGCGCTGGCAGAGGCCAAAATCAACATCTACGCCATCACGACCAGCGACACGGTTGATCATAGCGTCATTCGGATGATTGTCAGCGATCCCCGCAAGGCCCTCCTTTTGTTCGAAGAGCACGACACACTCGTGGTCGAGGACGACGTGTTGATGGTCGATGGCGACAACAAGCCGGGGTCGCTGGCGAAGATAGCGCACAAGCTCGCTGCCGCGAAAATCAACATTGAGTACTGCTATTGCGCGACCAGCCCGGACGCGAAAAAGGGCCTGCTCGTATTGCGTGCCTCTGATGCTCATCGAGCGCTCAAGGTGTTGAACAGCTGAGTCGCGCGCAGGAGCGATCATGGTGGCAACGGGAGGCGGGTCATTTTTCGTCCCTCAAACAGCCGAAAGTGTCGCCAGGACGGGCAAACCCCACCGGGGTAAGCCCCGTGGCTGCCGGCTTGTTCGACCCCTCGAAACGTCTGGAAACCACGCAGCCGTCAAAGATTTTTTATTTGGACTCTTGCAGACTCCGCCGGTTTTAGTAAAGACTAGCCAAATTTTAACGTGAGTTTGCTTGAATGAATCAACGGAAGCGTTTGAATGAGCGAGTGGCGGACGCCCCTATGAAGAATTTGTGCCTGAACACAACCGGCCTGCCGGCGAAGCAAGGCCTGTACGATCCTTTTTTTGAACACGAGGCTTGCGGTGTGGGTTTCGTGGTGAACGTCAAAGGCAAAAAATCCCATCAGATCATCGAGCAGGC
This DNA window, taken from Candidatus Angelobacter sp., encodes the following:
- a CDS encoding SDR family oxidoreductase; translated protein: MNPTMFSLQNRIALVTGAGSGIGAAIAETFARAGAFVFVTDRIEKPGRETTGRIKAQKGQAEFLSLDVTGEENCARVAETVLSSHGRLDVLVNNAGIGHVGTMMQTAGADLDRLYAVNVRGVFNVTRAFLPHMLERKSGNIINLASIGGVVGVRDRLAYCATKFAVVGLTRSLALDHALDGIRVNCICPGRVETPFVAARLKEYPDPEKARQEMSATQAVGRMGRPEEIAAAALYLASDESAFVTGTEFIIDGGFSAGK
- a CDS encoding transglutaminase-like domain-containing protein, which translates into the protein MSSSIATEKATALSEGQRAALIKLLSDEDPAVYHLVREKILSYGQTAGRWMQPHVLSSDPVLRRRAQEIIDHLARQSADNRFLAFCLSQRGEDFDLEQGAWLLAQTRYPDINVAAYQALFDSYAGDLREQIDFGDKPEQILASINQYLFAELGFYGNEQNYYELENSYLNRVVDRRTGNPITLCLIYLFVSRRLHLPVTGVGMPGHFLCLCRFQCSTDEFYIDAFNRGKLLTKNDCLKYLVQTNYGFQEGLLSPATARRILLRMCSNLHQIYLHLKMPDETARLQRYIVALAR
- a CDS encoding ACT domain-containing protein; its protein translation is MQITKQLAIFLENRPGTLARVCDALAEAKINIYAITTSDTVDHSVIRMIVSDPRKALLLFEEHDTLVVEDDVLMVDGDNKPGSLAKIAHKLAAAKINIEYCYCATSPDAKKGLLVLRASDAHRALKVLNS